From the Penaeus vannamei isolate JL-2024 chromosome 37, ASM4276789v1, whole genome shotgun sequence genome, the window agggggtctggaatggggtctgaagggacagggggtctggaatgggatcTGATGGGACAggcggtctggaatggggtctgatgggacagggggtctggaatggggtctgatgggacagggggtctggaatggggtctgatgggacagggggtctggaatggggtctgatgggacagggggtctggaatggggtctgatgggacaggcggtctggaatggggtctgaagggacagggggtctggaatgggatctgatgggacagggggtctgcaatggggtctgatgggacagggggtctggaatggggtctgaagggacagggggtctggaatggggtctgatgggacagggggtctggaatggggtctgatgggacagggggtctggaatggggtctgatgggacagggggtctggaatagggtctgatgggacagggggtctggaatgggatctgatgggacagggggtctggaatgggatctgatgggacagggggtctggaatggggtctgatgggacaggcgGTCTGGAATGGGGaatgatgggacagggggtctggaatggggtctgatgggacagggggtctggaatggggtctgatgggacagggggtctggaatgggatctgatgggacagggggtctggaatggggtctgatgggacagggggtctggaatggggtctgatgggacagggggtctggaatgggatctgatgggacagggggtctggaatggggtctgatgggacagcgggtctggaatggggtctgatgggacagggggtctggaatggggtctgatgggacagggggtctggaatggggtctgaagggacagggggtctggaatggggtctgatgggacagggggtctggaatggggtctgatgggacagggggtctggaatggggtctgatgggacagggggtctggaatggggtctgatgggacagggggtctggaatggggtctgaagggacagggggtctggagtggggtctgatgggacagggggtctggaatggggtctgatgggacagggggtctggaatggggtctgatgggacagggggtctggaatggggtctgatgggacagggggtctggaatggggtctgatgggacagcgggtctggaatggggtctgaagggggagggggtctggaatggggtctgatgggacaggcggtctggaatggggtctgatgggacaggggtctggaatggggtctgaagcAGGAGCTGAAGAGGAGTCTGGAATGGGTCTGACAGCGCTGTGCAACGGGGCCGCAAGAGGGGGTTCGAAGCAGTCCCAAAGGGGCCTGGGAGCGCCGGCACCGGGTCCTCGCGGATGTGGGTCTGAAAGGAGGAGTTCCGGGGGTCCGCGGCAGGACGAGGGGTCTGACGAGGGGCTGTGGTGGGAAGGCctggcagtgggggggggggggggatttcgtgCGTGAGACGAAGAGGATAAAGAGTGCATGGTGACGACAGGGTGAACGAGAGGGAGCGCatggtgagaaagaggggagacagtgGATGACActtggaggagggcggggggttgggggcgcCGGGGGAAGCGCATCGTCACCTGTCACCCTCACTCAAAGGCATCATCTGAGGGCGTGATCAGGGAGTCTTCTTTGTTCgcgcctcttcccttctttccctgttatcttcttcctttttctttggtcaggcattctccctcattcttttttaAGAACCCATTTCCatactctcctttctttcatttctatttctctctaatcATTCTTTGttatctcgtctttcttctcttcttttttcggtttctcctctttctaccccctgTAGTAAGGCAGCTTTTCTCAAGCCTAGGGGACTCGCCGCCATAACTCACGTTCCGTCAAGACGAGACGCCAACTCCCGCAAGAAGCCGAGGGACGAGCTCAAGCCACCACCTCGCCACGACCAACGACCGCCTTGAAGGCGGCCTTTATTCCCGCCATCATTTACatattgtatttcttattttttcatataaatgttttattttttaaatacattaaaaaattaATGCTGAAagtgaaacaaagaaaatcaaaagtaTCTTAAACGTAAGAAACAATAAAAAGCCAAAACGAACCTTCTTCGGAGCAACTGCTGAGCTCCTCAGACAGTTGGCTCGGAGCTTGTGACCTGAGAAGAACAACCACAGCAAACAAATAAGTATCTGGTTTTTgactattattttatattttatgctattttttcgtgtttttcgcGTCTTccatgttcttgttttttatgttaaataaaaccatttttttcttaaatgctgTGTTTCCCACCAAACTATACATAAATTCTTTTTAAATAACCTTTGACGCTACCATGGCTACCATCAGTAACTAATTGCTCGGCGTTAAACTAAATAAGAACGGCAGATTAAAgccaacactcccccccccccccgtgtgcccagtactctctgctccctccctcttatccttcctATGAATTTCATCGTTTTGTCTCTTGcgttaataattatcatgctttcACTTTCACATTCTTTTCTGTTATCAGTGTGATtgttgttcatcattatcatcattatccttaacaaaaataaagaataacaatgatgatgaaggcaataacagtaatggtaatcgTAACAGATAAaaatggtagtggtagtaatgatgacggtaaagataataatgctgttaatgattatgatgatgattgcaatggtgataatgataatgatagtgataatgatgatgatgctgataataatattaataataatgataataataatgatattactacaaaaagatgatgataatgataataatgatactattactacttctcttgctaacaaacacatcaacaataataatgattatgataataatgataatgataacagtgataaaaaaatgatactaTTGAAAATATTATggtaaaagtgataaaaagactaaagataaaaatgagagtaataataataataacgatcatgattatgataatattaatgatattaacaataataataataattattgcaatgaaaatagtgatgtaatgatagtattaataataatagtaaaaatgatgatggtgatgacaatgataataacaataatgataaggatgatggtaatgataaaaacaatgataatgataattataatgataataacaatgataataataatcgtaatgatagcaataataaaacgaaaagttaataatcattatcaatatctagtatatgaataatgttgataatcataaagaaagtaatagtaataatagtaataatgataataatgatgatgattaaattaGTGATAacagaaaggataataatgataagcagtgATTCAGGGAGGTGGGCGTCTCCGTCTCAGTGAGTGAGGTGGGCGTCTCCGTCTCAGTGAGTGAGGTGGGCGTCTCCGTCTCAGTGAGTGAGGTGGGCGTCTTCGTCTCAGTGAGTGAGGTGGGCGTCTCCGTCTCAGTGAGTGAGGTGGGCGTCTCCGTCTCAGTGAGTGAGGTGGGCGTCTCCGTCTCAGTGAGTGAGGTGGGCGTCTTCGTCTGGCTTTAGCGTTTGCTCTTTTCTTTCccgctttttccttcccttttgagCAAGGCGCTCGCGAGGTTGGCGGCGGGCGTGGGAGCGACGAGCCGGAACAGCAGTTGCATTTCGAGTCACTGCCTCCGCCAGCCTGTCAGCTATCAAGCAATTAACGGGCTAGACTGGCATCTGTCACTGTCATTCTGTCAAGCGCATTTTCGCGCGTTAAAGGGAATCGTTATCCATTTAAGGTCATTTTCTTCCGTTCCATCTGAAGCGAGGCTCTGGTTTATTCCCCGCCTTCGTCTTCTTCAGATCGTGGCGGTGAGGGACAGTGTTCATTCTTGGTCGCTGTCTTATGCCCTCggccgagtgggggggggggggggggcggaggagtcTTCTGTGTGTACCACTTCGGGAACAGCTTCTGagtgaaagaaatggaggaattgTGGCGAAAAGTGTTAGTAACTGAATGAGTCAAGGAGCTGAAGAAAAAGCCCTGCTTCCGGGCCTGGCATCCTGCGGCGTCGCGAGCCCGCAGTCCTTGAGGATAAGTATGGGCGCAGCGGAGGCCGCCTGAGCCTCGAGGTTTTCTCTCCGCGTTTGGGCCTCTTGCTTGGCCTCGCGGATGGACCGGCGTTGACTTCTtaattcctgtttcttcttctgttgttcTTTCCCCATCCACGCTTCGCTGACACGATCGCCCGCTCGTCCGATTCTCTGCGAGCAGCGAGCGACGACGCTAAGGCTTTCTGGAAGCGAACGTCAGCCTTGTAAAAGGAACTTGAAAGCTGACTGTGCAGTGACACTTCCATCGCTCGTCTGGCAGTGATGAGGTGATGCGCAGCGAGGATACTTAAGGGCTTGCAAACAGGAGAGCCAACAATTGCATAAACTTCGCTAAGAAAAGAAtcggaaaaataaaacagaagcgACGGTTGCAATTCCCCTTGAGCACGGGGACCAACAATAGTCGTAAAACGTGGCGCAACATCCGCAGCTCATCCGCGCAAATGATGGATTGCGATTTCGTCAAAGTGAATGGGCGGCACATGTCCATCGATCACCTGACGGGCGGCGCTGCATCCCTTCCTTGTTTGGATGACCTTCTCTTACCGTTCGCCTTTATTCAGAGTATTGATTTCTAGGTTCAATGTTCATGATATAAACTCGATCGTCCAAAGCCTTCGAAGAGAATCTTGCTTCAAAAGGAGCTTCAGACCCAAACCACGCAAGGATCGACCCGAGCGAACGCGCCAGCCGCCCTTTCGCTTGGCGGCGATTCGAACGGATTCAAAGAGAAGTggcgcagggggtgggggtgggggtgggggtgctgtcTTGGCGGAAGGGAACGCCTTACGACTTCTCTGTCCAATGGCAGACTGGCCACAGCGCGATGTAGAACTAGGAAGCATATCAAAAGGGCCAATAAAACAGCGCACTCCTCATCTGCATGCCATTTTGACTGTGGGCGTCGGACCAGCTCATAACAACCCCATGGTGTTGTATTGAAATAAACTCCTTCTGTTATCTTTAACTGTATCCGACATCGTCTCTCTTTGATCATGCGCAGCACGGCTTTATTCTTATGCGCTCTGCGCCCTAGAAGGAAAGTACGTAGAATGCGACGTAACTCTGTCATCTTTGTTTACGAATGTGACGGAGGCCATCGCCTGTCACGCGATGAACTCTTTGACGCCAGAATTGTCCAGGACAAGAGGCCTTCAGTTTGCTCAACCAGAATAATCTATAATTTTTATAAACAAATTTTAAATCGAGTTTACACTAAAAGCAGtcacaggaaagaaagagaaaagctgcCACGACGTCGCATGGAAAGCTGCCGATCGCAGCTTCGTCGGAAATTGCTTCAGTGGATTTTCCTGCAGTCGGGGCGCTCCGTCTCGCGAAAAAAACATGAAGCAGCATCGATCATGAGCGCCTTTACAGTAAACGTCTTTCCCGTCTGTGTAATTATGGGGACGGCTTTCACGACATTATCGTCTATGGAACAAGGCAATAACCTCGACTGTTGTTTTGGCGCAGCGACGCCCTTGTTATTTTGGGACACAAACAACACAGCGATGTCCATGATAAGGATTTAAGCAAGGCAGTGTTCAAACAGGCTAACCCTGAAAACGTATAATCAACATAAACAATGAATAACAATCCGTTTGCTAATCAACATTTGTACAGTTTCCCCGAAAGGAAAAAGCAATTTGGCATTGTCAGAAAGGTCCTCATTTCGCACGAAGACAGCCAGCGATAGAGGCGCCTGCGAAGAACATGGGATTGATATGGAGGCGAGCATGATGCAGCAATCATTAGCAGCACCGCAGCTGCAAGTCGACATGCATTAACCATCCGATTGCCCAAAGCGGGTTTCGTCATGCTCGGCCTCGCGCCTGCGCTCTGCCGCTCGCGTCGTGGCGCGCAACGTGAGAAACGGCGGAagcgggggaaaggaagggagagtgggggagaaaggggacagaggaatgagggaagaaacgAGACTAACTAGGAAGAAAGACGGGGTGCAGGAAAAAAGGACGCAAAAGAGAATCAACAGGGAAGAAAGGGGGCGAGTACAGGGAAGAAGGTATggctggggaagaaggggggaatagatagaaggaaaggagaaatagaaacaaaaacctgaaaagtgaaaagggaaagaaacacacacaaaaaaaactaagaaaaaacaaacaaaatcaggaaagaaataacgaaaaaaggctagtataggaaggagagagaaaacaggagagaaagaaacaaaaataaattgggCAGGAATAAAACAAACAGTAATCGTTTTCGAATTCAAAATGGAAATCGCTGCAACCGCGGGAAGGAAAAATGGCGGGAACATCAGCAGCAGTTTCGAAATGAGTTTAGTAAAAATTTTGTAAGCTTCAGTATTTTCTCGGCTTCCTCTTGAATTGTCAAGCTGCATATAAGGcgatttgactctctctctctctctctctctctctctctctctctctctctctctctctctctctctctctctctctctctctctctctctctctctctccctccctccctctctctccctctctctccctctctccctctctctcttctctctctctctctctctctctgtctctgtctctgtctctctctctctctctctctctctctctctctctctccctccctctctccctctctctccctctctctctctctctccctctccctccctcttactctccctctctctcttctctctctctctctctctctctctctgtctctgtctctgtctctctctctctctctctctctctctctctccctccctctcctctctctctctctctctttccctctcctccatctctctcctctcccccccccccccctctctctctctctctctctctctctctctctctctctctctctctctctctctctctctctctctctctctccctccctctccctctccctccttttttttttttttttttttttttatactttgtcaTATATACAGGTTAAAACAGGGTGTTATGCTCCCTTGTTTTACTCTAAGCTTAAGATTTCCTTGTAAATGAAAATCTATCTAGAAGCCTTGTGGGAATGTGCTTATTATGAATTGGACACTACGTATTAACCAGGATCGTGGGACCTCCATCTGTGAACAGCAGCCTTGATAGCTTGCAGGCTGGACAGGTTGTACAGAGATGTTTGCTGAACCATCGTGTTCCAGAGCCTGGATTATCTTGGTTGAAATGAGCGCTGATGAAGTTCGGTCCTGGAAAAGGGTACCTGCAGCTCTTGACCGCGGTTGCTTGAATGCCGTGTTTCGTAGGCTGCAGCCGCTCGTGGTTCAAGTCGCAGAGATGTAAAATGGGAGACGCGTAGCCTGTGTACTTTGTAGAATACACAGAGAGCAGCAACTTCTCGCCGATGCTGAAGAGGCTGAAAGTGTAACTGTCGCTCCCCTACCAGCGTTTTGTGTGACACTAGTCTCTGGGCTCGAATTTGGACCCTGTCTAGCAGTCGCAGGTATGATGGAGGACAGCAGGACCACACCAAGGGACAGTACTCCATTACTGGCCGAACCTGGGAGTGGTAGAGCGTGTAGCAACCTTTGGCATCGAGGAAGGGCGCGATGCGACGGATGCACGCCAGTTTCCTCGCCGCGTTCTTTGCAATGCCCCTGACGTGGTCTGTGAAGGTGAGGCGGTGGTCGATCTGCACCCCTAGGATGCTGATGGCGCTGTCGTAGGCTAGGGTCATGCCATCCATCACCAAGGCCGGAGTGTGTGCGAGGGGAGCCTGGCGTCGCGTTATCAACATGGCCTGGGTCTTCTCAGGAGCGAAGGTGACTTGCTCCATGCAACGATGAGTCCCATGACGTTGTTGATGTAATGCACGGTTTCCTTTCGGCTTGGGTGGCTGCAGGTGAAGATAGGGTACAGTCATCTGCATAGGCCTGGGCGTTTGGAATGAGCTACGGGATATCGTTAAAATATACATTCCACAACAATGGCGATAACACTGCCTTGTGGGACACTTGCCTCGATCGGAAGTGCTGAGGATGTTTGGCCGTTAACAGCCACCTGCATTGTTCTTCCATGCAGGTAGTCTCGAGCGACGGCAGGGTCCTGCTGCAGCAAGGCTTCTCAGCTTTACTGACTGATGCCCTTGTGCTTACCTCTGTCAAATGCACCAGCGATATCAAGTGCAATGACAAAAGTTTCACCGCCTGCATCGAGAGACTCTTGCCAGGCAGTcgtaagttggaggaggaggtccgaTGCAGATCTCTGTGACCTGAAGCCGAACTGCCTGTTGCTGATGAGGTGGTGTTCATCAAGGAAGCTGGCCATTCTTTTAACAAGAATTCTCTCATAGACCTTCGCCACGGTGGACAAGAGGAGATGGGTCTATAATTCGTGGGAGATGTCTTGCTCATCTTTTTGTGGATTGCAACGACATTTGCAGTTTTTCCAGATTTTTGGCCATGTCTGTTGTGCCATACATGCTTGGAACAGTGCAGTAAGTGGTGTGGCCAGCTGATTGGCACACAACGAGAGCGTGAGAACTGCTTTCGTCCGGCCCCACAGCCTTCGCCACATCCAGGTCCTCAagttctcttttcactttttgaaCTGAGATAGACACATTATAGAGCCGTGACTGAGTCTGTGGCGGCAATCTAAGGGGACGCACGTTGGGCTTAGGGACAGACACTTTACCAGAGAAGTAGCTGGCAAGAAGTTCTGTCTTCTCCTGGCTTGAGGGCAGCCACAGATCCATCTGGCTTGTCGAGAGGAGGGATTCCATCGTCTGGCGCATAACCCTGGTGTTGCTTAATGCAACTCCACCTAGTCTTCGTGGGAGTGCAGACCGATTGGGAAGTGACTAGATGACGTGTGAGAGCTAGAGTTTGATCGTCTACATCTCCATCCAGGATGTTATTCCATTCTGTTTTATCTAAGGCATCACGAAGGCCTTGCCAGTTACTTCTGCCCCAGTGCCATACTGTGCGTGTAAACGCTTCCTCCCGCATAGGTCTGATGTTAAGCCTGGTAAGGATGGCAAGCAAAGTGGTCAGAAGAGCCAACGGTTTCCCCACGAAATGACACGTTACCGCGCCGTCAGGGAGGTCAGTGATGACGGGATCAAGTGATGAGCCTGATATGTGTGTCGGAAAATCCACATGGTTGGCCAGACCAAAGGTGTCCAGCAGATCATCGAACGATCTAGCCACCAGGTACTGGTTCAGGTCACCAACGATTATGATGTTTTCACTGTGGTGCTGATGAAGCAAGCAATCGAGGTGATCCTGGAGGAATAACAGAGGCTCAGGTCCTTGCCACTGGGGTCTGTAGCaaacacacaggagagagaggtTTCTTGCGTGTTTTTCCAGAACTTGAAAAACGAGAGCTCCAGGTGCTCAGGCATTTCCACTTGTAGTGGCTGGACGTGCAGACCACTTTTAAAGCATACAGCTATGCCCCCGAAGGTGCCTTGTGTCCTGTCCTTTCTGTGCCACTTCGTGTAGCCACCGATTCTGCCAAAATTGTCTGGAACCGTGGGATTAAGAAAGGTCTCCACCGTTGCAATTATGTCAGGCCTCAGCGGTAGAACAAAGCTGTGAGTTAGGTCACCAAGATTTGTTTGGAGCCCCCTCACATTAGCAGAGAGAATGGACAGGCGGTTATTCAGACTGCGTATGCCTGGCATTATGGTTAATTAGCAGGTAATTGGTGATGCTGGTACGGATTGGCCCCGGGCCAGCCACTATAAGGTTGGTGGGCTTGGTGTGGGGTGACCCCAGGCCAGCTAGTGCAGAGGAGTCCACTGTTTAAGTGAGGCAGTAAACTCAGTTGTCGCTGGAGCGTCTGGACGAGAATGTTGTTGTTATGGGATTGCTCAGCTGACAAACTCCGAAAAAGACGCTCCTGTCTTTCCTCAGACAGTTTTGTGCGACAGCTCTGTTCCTCGTGACCGTGGCGATGACAGAATTCACAGAACTGATTCTTCCGACAGTCTTCTTGGGAATGCCCCTTTATTTTACAGTTCTGGCAAAACGAGTTCCGTTTGTCAGAACGTTGAGGCTGAGTCGGTTGACGCTGCGATACGTGATGTTGCTGCTGAGAAGACGGGCGACGTGTGCGACGTCGCTGCGGCTGTGGTGACGTGTGGCGTGATCTATGTCGTGGCTGAGCGTACGCGTCACGTGAGCACCGTTGCCGTAATTGCACAGACGTGTGGCTGTGGTTGGGGTCAGGAAATGTGTTGGAGGATTGCGGGAGTGAGAGTGTATGGCTGTAGCTTTGTGCCTCTTGATCTGCTGTCTCTGGAGCctcaggaaggggaggaggcagagtgaAGCAGGACTTAAGTGGTCGTGGTTTACCCGACGTCCACCACGCCTTCGCagccttcgctccttctctctccctctctctctctctctctctctctctctctctctctctctctctctctctctctctctctctctctctctccctccctccctccctccctccctccctccctccctctctctctctctctctctccctccctccctccctctctctctctctatctctatctctctctctctctctctctccctatccatctctctctctctctctgtctccctctccctccctccctccctccctctctctctctccctccctccctctctctctctctctctccct encodes:
- the LOC113816376 gene encoding uncharacterized protein, which translates into the protein MGKEQQKKKQELRSQRRSIREAKQEAQTRRENLEAQAASAAPILILKDCGLATPQDARPGSHKLRANCLRSSAVAPKKTHIREDPVPALPGPFGTASNPLLRPRCTALSDPFQTPLQLLLQTPFQTPVPSDPIPDRLPHSRPPVPSDPIPDPLSHHSPFQTACPIRPHSRPPVPSDPIPDPLPHSRPPVPSDPIPDRLSHQIPFQTPCPFRPHSRPPVPSDPIPDPLSHQTPFQTPRPPSSPSSPLSHQIPFQTPCPIRPHSRPPTPFQTPCPIRPHSRPPVPSDAIPDPPFPCWR